ACCGTGTCCGCCAGAGATTCAAATCCCTTCACCGTAATTTCCGCCGTGCTTGGAGTTCTCATAAAATCGGCCGCCGAAAGCGGAGACGAAAACCGCGCCGCCCCTCCGGTGGGAAGCACATGGCTTGAGCCGCATACATAGTCGCCAAACGCCTCGGTGGAGCGCGCGCCGACAAAAACCGCCCCCGCATGCCGTATGTGCGGCAGCAGTTTGCGCGGAGACTTAACGCACAACTCAAGGTGTTCCGGCGCAACCGCGTTTGCAATTTGAACCGCTTGCATAACGCCGCCCGTTATAAAAATTCTTCCCCTGTTTTTGATTGACGCGAGCGCAATCTTTTTTCTCTCAATCGCGCCCGCCATTGACAGGAGTTCGGATTTGACGAGTTCCGCATAAGGGGCGGAGGTGGCGGCAAGGGTCGGGGTGGCCATTTCATCGTGTTCGGCCTGGGCAAGCAGGTCTGCGGCGACCCAGCGCGCGGGGCATGAGCCGTCCGCAATGACAAACACCTCGCTCGGCCCCGCCATCATATCTATGTCAACCTCGCCGTAAACCAGTTTTTTTGCGATGGTAACGTATATGTTGCCGGGTCCCGCTATCTTGTCCGCGCGGGGGACGGACTTTGTGCCGAATGCAAGCGCGGCGATTGCCTGAGCGCCGCCAACTTTGAATATGCGGTTAACGCCGGCAATTTTTGCGGCGGCGACCGCCGCCGGGTTGAGTTCGCCGCCCGGGCACGGGGTTGTCATCACGATTTCGCCAACTCCGGCGACCTTTGCCGGAATTGCCGTCATAAGAACGGTTGACGGATACGCCGCCTTGCCGCCCGGTATGTATATGCCCGCCCTGTCAAGGGGGCGCGCCAGCCATCCGAGGCGGTTGCCGTGGGAGTCTTTGAATTCGCGGGCGGAGGGCAGTTTGGTTTTCTGGTAGTCAACTATCCGGCGGCATGCCTTTTTCAGAGCCGTGATGACCGGGCGCGGCACTTGCGCGATTGCCCTTTGTTCTTCAAGGGGCGAGACCTCAACCGTGCGGGCGGACGCGCGCCAGCCGTCAAACTTTTTTGTGAGTGAAAACAGTTGTTTGTCGCCCCCTTCCCTGACGGCGGAGATGATCTTTGCGACTGCGGCGACTTTCTCCGGGTCAAAGTCCGATGTCCGCTCTTTTATGAGCGCCGTTTCTTTTTCAATGTTTGCCGAAGTTATCCTGACGGTTTTCAAGTTCCCGTTACTCCGTGTGAGCGCCCTCGCCGAAACCGCTTTTCACAAACCCGGCGATTTCGTCCGCGGCTGTCTGCGCGTCATTGCCTGAGACTTCAATGTCTATCTCCGTTCCCCTTGCGGCGGCGAGCGACAGAATGCCGAGGATGCTTTTGCCGTCCACCTCGTAGCCGTTCTTTATGATTTTGATGTCCGAGGAAAACTTGTTTGAAAGTTTCACAAACCCCGCCGCCGCCCGCGCGTGCAAGCCGAGTGTGTTGACAATGGTAAAGGTTTTTCTGATTGGGGGCATTTAGTAGATAATAACATATACGCCGCTTTCCGTCATTTCGGGCTTGATGCGGAAAGTGGAGGAGGAATTGGGGCGGAGGTTTGGTTAGAATGTTGGGGGTTTGACTGGGGGCAGAGGGAGGAAAGAAGATGAACAATTATGGTTGGACAGACCTGATGTGGGCGGCGGCTGACGGAGACACTGAGGGAATACGGTGGACATTGCTGAA
The genomic region above belongs to Candidatus Dadabacteria bacterium and contains:
- a CDS encoding HPr family phosphocarrier protein encodes the protein MPPIRKTFTIVNTLGLHARAAAGFVKLSNKFSSDIKIIKNGYEVDGKSILGILSLAAARGTEIDIEVSGNDAQTAADEIAGFVKSGFGEGAHTE
- the hisD gene encoding histidinol dehydrogenase; translation: MKTVRITSANIEKETALIKERTSDFDPEKVAAVAKIISAVREGGDKQLFSLTKKFDGWRASARTVEVSPLEEQRAIAQVPRPVITALKKACRRIVDYQKTKLPSAREFKDSHGNRLGWLARPLDRAGIYIPGGKAAYPSTVLMTAIPAKVAGVGEIVMTTPCPGGELNPAAVAAAKIAGVNRIFKVGGAQAIAALAFGTKSVPRADKIAGPGNIYVTIAKKLVYGEVDIDMMAGPSEVFVIADGSCPARWVAADLLAQAEHDEMATPTLAATSAPYAELVKSELLSMAGAIERKKIALASIKNRGRIFITGGVMQAVQIANAVAPEHLELCVKSPRKLLPHIRHAGAVFVGARSTEAFGDYVCGSSHVLPTGGAARFSSPLSAADFMRTPSTAEITVKGFESLADTVDTLARCEGLTAHALSVAVRRRPQGRH